A single Candidatus Woesearchaeota archaeon DNA region contains:
- a CDS encoding phospholipase D-like domain-containing protein, which produces MYLNKLSFNKAMQKKFLKLIIVVLLLILGYNNQSFISEINYYYEDTFEDEIFQQNIYYNLQEISDEKIEVLFCPSNECYEIFETSFDNAKFEIKCAFYELDELNLSEILSEKSEDDVEISLIIDNDYLLEDSIKELSNTKVKVYSDVNRGTRYNNYMHDKFCIIDDEILITGSTNPTTNGFFKNNNNLIVLNSKSLATNYENEFDQMSNNVFGDNKKSFLEFNNITIIENENKYIISSYMCPQDNCGDEIIDILNSAKEEIFFATFAITHNDISNKLIGKSIEGLNVSGLIEKRNFNLKGSDAKNLSSYFTLYNDTSKGNMHHKFFVVDERIVITGSMNPSASGDDYNDENVLIIENERIAKLYKEEYLRLIG; this is translated from the coding sequence ATGTATTTAAATAAATTAAGTTTTAATAAAGCTATGCAAAAGAAATTTTTGAAATTAATTATAGTTGTTTTACTTTTAATTCTTGGATATAATAATCAGTCTTTTATCTCCGAGATTAATTATTATTATGAAGATACTTTTGAAGATGAAATTTTTCAACAAAATATTTATTATAATTTGCAAGAGATTTCTGATGAGAAAATAGAAGTATTATTTTGTCCTTCTAATGAGTGTTATGAAATATTTGAAACTAGTTTTGATAATGCTAAGTTTGAGATTAAATGCGCTTTTTATGAATTGGACGAGTTAAATTTATCTGAAATATTATCTGAAAAATCAGAAGATGATGTAGAGATTAGTTTAATTATTGATAATGATTACTTGCTTGAAGATTCAATTAAAGAACTTTCAAATACTAAAGTTAAAGTATATTCTGATGTTAATAGAGGAACAAGATATAATAATTATATGCATGATAAGTTTTGTATTATTGATGATGAAATTTTAATTACAGGTTCAACTAATCCTACAACGAATGGATTTTTTAAGAATAATAATAATCTTATTGTTTTGAATTCTAAGAGTCTTGCTACAAATTATGAGAATGAATTTGATCAGATGAGTAATAATGTTTTTGGAGATAATAAAAAATCTTTTTTAGAGTTTAATAATATAACAATTATTGAGAATGAGAATAAATATATTATATCTTCTTATATGTGTCCACAAGATAATTGTGGTGATGAGATTATTGACATATTAAATTCTGCAAAAGAAGAAATATTTTTTGCAACTTTTGCAATTACTCATAATGATATTTCAAATAAACTTATTGGAAAATCTATTGAAGGCTTAAATGTTTCAGGATTAATTGAAAAGAGGAATTTTAATCTTAAAGGGTCTGATGCTAAAAATCTTTCAAGTTATTTTACATTGTATAATGATACTAGCAAAGGGAATATGCATCATAAGTTCTTTGTAGTTGATGAGAGAATAGTTATTACTGGTTCAATGAATCCGAGCGCTTCAGGAGACGATTATAATGATGAGAATGTTTTAATTATTGAGAATGAGAGAATAGCTAAATTGTATAAAGAAGAATATTTAAGGTTGATTGGTTAA
- a CDS encoding GNAT family N-acetyltransferase, with amino-acid sequence MIEIKELSKSKVNDVVQIYSQYDKNDSKIIEKAYLKFYSKSKSKRNKNVKDYILFNDKEIIGFSGFNKEETETTDIYWLNWTAIKKGNEKKGYGSVLLNFILKELKRRKGRKLYVSTSSKNKNAIEFYKEIGFHKEAILKDYYKKSEDSIIMSINI; translated from the coding sequence ATGATAGAAATTAAAGAGTTAAGTAAATCTAAAGTAAATGATGTAGTTCAGATTTATTCTCAATATGATAAAAATGATTCTAAAATAATTGAAAAAGCTTATCTTAAATTTTATTCCAAGTCTAAATCTAAAAGAAACAAAAATGTTAAAGATTATATTTTATTTAATGATAAAGAGATTATTGGATTTTCAGGTTTTAATAAAGAGGAAACTGAAACTACTGATATATATTGGCTTAATTGGACAGCTATAAAAAAAGGTAATGAGAAAAAAGGCTATGGTTCAGTATTATTAAATTTTATTCTTAAAGAGCTAAAAAGAAGGAAGGGAAGAAAATTATATGTTTCAACATCTTCTAAGAATAAAAATGCTATAGAATTTTACAAAGAGATTGGTTTTCATAAAGAAGCAATATTGAAGGATTATTATAAAAAATCAGAAGATTCAATAATCATGAGTATTAATATTTAA
- a CDS encoding MBL fold metallo-hydrolase, whose translation MILYTILILIIGGTLFLNFAPTFGDDAKGKSLDKIKGSNNFDGKKFTNLVPTRLGMNRTEDGNHSMWDFFFKSKNGKNPEAPLPSKKLNKYIKDDSFTWLGHSTILMKTSNVTIITDPVFNRASPLPIFGKAFEFENPIKIEDLPKIDVVVISHDHYDHLDHRAIKKLAPNVERFFVPLGVKAHLLKWGVDEDKIIEKEWYENVSYKNINFTFVPTRHFSGRGLTNRDSTLWGAWIIKSESLNIYSGADGGYSNEFKKIGDKYGPFDIAFMENGAYNQAWADVHMKPEESIQASIDLNAKVALPIHWGKFDLSIHPWDEPIIRFTKEAQVKNVSVATPLIGESFTLDKIPQDKWWEELRD comes from the coding sequence ATGATATTATATACAATACTAATACTAATCATAGGAGGGACTTTATTCCTAAATTTTGCACCAACTTTTGGAGATGATGCTAAGGGTAAGAGTCTAGATAAAATAAAGGGATCAAATAACTTTGATGGTAAAAAGTTTACAAATCTAGTTCCTACAAGATTAGGGATGAATAGAACTGAAGATGGAAATCATTCGATGTGGGACTTCTTTTTCAAGAGTAAAAATGGGAAAAATCCTGAGGCGCCTTTACCCTCTAAAAAGTTGAATAAGTACATTAAAGATGATTCATTCACATGGCTTGGTCATTCAACAATTTTAATGAAAACTTCAAATGTAACAATAATAACTGACCCAGTTTTCAATAGGGCATCACCACTTCCAATCTTTGGGAAAGCATTCGAATTTGAGAATCCAATTAAGATAGAGGATTTGCCAAAAATAGATGTAGTTGTGATTTCACATGACCACTATGATCACTTAGACCATAGAGCAATTAAAAAATTAGCTCCAAATGTGGAAAGATTTTTTGTACCCTTAGGTGTTAAAGCGCATCTTCTAAAATGGGGAGTTGACGAAGATAAAATTATTGAGAAAGAATGGTATGAGAATGTAAGTTATAAAAATATTAATTTTACCTTTGTACCAACAAGGCATTTTTCAGGAAGAGGATTAACAAATAGAGACTCAACTCTTTGGGGAGCTTGGATAATTAAATCTGAATCATTAAATATTTACTCTGGAGCAGATGGTGGTTATTCTAATGAATTTAAAAAAATAGGAGACAAATATGGTCCTTTTGATATTGCATTTATGGAAAATGGAGCATATAATCAAGCCTGGGCAGATGTTCACATGAAGCCAGAAGAATCTATTCAAGCAAGTATTGATTTAAATGCTAAAGTTGCATTGCCTATCCACTGGGGAAAATTTGACCTTTCTATACATCCATGGGATGAACCTATAATTAGATTTACTAAAGAAGCTCAAGTTAAGAATGTAAGTGTAGCTACTCCTTTAATTGGAGAGAGTTTCACATTAGATAAAATTCCTCAAGATAAATGGTGGGAAGAGTTGAGAGATTAG
- a CDS encoding YigZ family protein: MKLISETKFTVKKSKFFAFLYEITNEEDIENILSEFNQKHKKANHICVGIKLDSFEKFKNDKEVGQPGKILLEILKENKLDNHVLIVVRYFGGIKLGQGGVQRAFREIGREALKVYT; the protein is encoded by the coding sequence ATGAAACTAATCTCTGAGACAAAATTTACTGTTAAGAAATCAAAATTCTTCGCTTTTTTATATGAAATTACAAATGAAGAAGATATAGAAAATATTTTATCAGAGTTTAATCAAAAACATAAAAAGGCAAATCATATTTGTGTTGGAATTAAATTAGATTCATTTGAAAAATTCAAGAATGATAAAGAAGTAGGCCAGCCAGGGAAAATTCTACTTGAAATTTTAAAAGAAAACAAGTTAGATAATCATGTTTTAATTGTTGTAAGATATTTTGGCGGAATAAAACTAGGACAAGGTGGAGTTCAAAGAGCGTTTAGAGAAATTGGAAGAGAGGCACTTAAAGTTTATACTTAG
- a CDS encoding YhbY family RNA-binding protein → MESYDKKEIKSIANALKPQFNVGKSAITDTFIDTVDNYLRAHEIVKIKSLIAKDKGELKKMAAFLAEETDSEVVDVKGFTFVLFRKD, encoded by the coding sequence ATGGAAAGTTATGATAAAAAAGAAATAAAAAGTATTGCTAATGCACTAAAGCCTCAATTTAATGTTGGAAAGAGTGCAATAACTGATACTTTTATTGATACTGTTGATAATTATTTAAGAGCTCATGAAATTGTGAAAATTAAATCCCTTATAGCAAAAGATAAGGGTGAGTTGAAAAAAATGGCAGCATTCTTAGCAGAAGAAACTGATTCTGAAGTAGTTGATGTTAAAGGTTTTACATTTGTATTATTTCGAAAAGATTAA